The proteins below come from a single Cervus canadensis isolate Bull #8, Minnesota chromosome 2, ASM1932006v1, whole genome shotgun sequence genomic window:
- the GNAT2 gene encoding guanine nucleotide-binding protein G(t) subunit alpha-2 — MGSGASAEDKELAKRSKELEKKLQEDADKEAKTVKLLLLGAGESGKSTIVKQMKIIHQDGYSPEECLEYKAIIYGNVLQSILAIIRAMPTLGIDYAEASCVDDGRQLNNLADSIEEGTMPPELVEVIRKLWKDGGVQACFDRAAEYQLNDSASYYLNQLDRITAPDYLPNEQDVLRSRVKTTGIIETKFSVKDLNFRMFDVGGQRSERKKWIHCFEGVTCIIFCAALSAYDMVLVEDDEVNRMHESLHLFNSICNHKFFAATSIVLFLNKKDLFEEKIKKVHLSICFPEYDGNNSYEDAGNYIKSQFLDLNMRKDVKEIYSHMTCATDTQNVKFVFDAVTDIIIKENLKDCGLF; from the exons ATGGGGAGTGGAGCCAGTGCTGAGGACAAAGAACTGGCCAAGAGGTCCAAAGAGCTAGAAAAGAAGCTGCAGGAGGATGCTGACAAGGAAGCCAAGACTGTCAAGCTGCTATTGCTGG GTGCTGGGGAGTCAGGAAAGAGCACTATCGTCAAACAGATGAA GATCATTCACCAGGATGGATATTCGCCAGAAGAATGCCTGGAGTACAAGGCCATCATCTATGGCAATGTGCTGCAATCCATCTTGGCTATCATCCGGGCCATGCCCACACTGggcattgactatgctgaagcaaGCTGTGTG GATGATGGGCGACAGCTCAACAACCTGGCTGACTCCATTGAAGAGGGCACTATGCCTCCTGAGCTAGTGGAGGTTATCAGGAAGTTGTGGAAGGATGGTGGGGTGCAAGCCTGCTTTGACAGAGCTGCAGAGTACCAGCTCAATGACTCGGCATCTTA CTACCTGAATCAATTAGACCGAATTACAGCCCCTGACTACCTCCCTAATGAGCAAGATGTGCTACGATCCAGAGTCAAAACCACAGGCATCATTGAGACTAAGTTTTCTGTCAAGGACTTAAACTTCAG GATGTTTGATGTGGGAGGGCagagatcagagagaaagaagtggaTCCACTGCTTTGAGGGAGTCACCTGCATCATTTTCTGTGCAGCCCTCAGCGCCTATGATATGGTGCTGGTGGAAGATGACGAAGTG AATCGTATGCATGAGTCACTGCACCTGTTCAACAGCATATGTAACCACAAGTTCTTTGCGGCCACTTCCATTGTCCTCTTTCTCAACAAGAAGGATCTCTTTGAGGAAAAAATCAAGAAAGTCCATCTCAGCATTTGTTTTCCAGAGTATGATG GGAACAACTCTTATGAGGATGCAGGGAATTATATCAAGAGTCAGTTCCTTGACCTCAACATGAGAAAAGATGTCAAAGAAATCTACAGTCACATGACCTGTGCTACAGATACACAGAATGTCAAATTTGTATTTGATGCAGTTACAGATATCATCATCAAAGAAAACCTCAAGGACTGCGGACTCTTCTAG